From the Sulfurospirillum tamanense genome, one window contains:
- a CDS encoding cation:proton antiporter produces MESFLSIFLIAVALAVALNVLLKRFNIPTIIGYIATGAVIAQVFDLHGNADLTHVAEFGIVFLMFTIGLEFSIKHLIAMKKEVFVNGFLQVAISGGIYSLGAQYVFGIEQKSAIIIGFALALSSTAIVLKVLNDSGDIHTTYGRKSLGILLFQDIAVIPLLLMITIFAAETTSISTLLQETVVSATIVLLLLFVVGKYLLNHLLLHVVATDSEETFVATILFLVIGASYLAHAFGFTYSLGAFVAGMMIAETKFKYQIEADLIPFRDLLLGLFFITVGLQVDVAVLAAYWEVIFGVIVAVMVIKAVIIFGILRVVQNRRIALQTAISISQVGEFSLAVFELARANAIIPPQMAQVLIMMVVVSMLLTPLILRHVRWIADILAPATFADEYRVVSSEVKNHIVVCGYGKLGQEIVYRLKKRSIPYLVIEHDISLVQLGRARNEPVFFGNASHKSILEAASVGTSAAVIVAVHNEHKLRLICEAIKGFKASVNLVVRVADFEEKKLIESLEVGHIVNEGRETAKALIHEALQCRMEKS; encoded by the coding sequence GTGGAATCGTTTCTGAGTATTTTTTTAATTGCTGTGGCATTGGCTGTGGCGTTAAATGTGCTCCTAAAACGGTTTAACATTCCTACGATTATTGGCTATATCGCAACGGGTGCTGTGATTGCGCAAGTGTTTGACTTGCATGGCAACGCAGACTTAACCCATGTGGCTGAGTTTGGCATTGTCTTTTTGATGTTTACGATTGGGCTGGAGTTTTCCATCAAGCACCTTATTGCCATGAAAAAAGAGGTCTTTGTTAATGGTTTTTTACAGGTGGCTATTAGCGGTGGCATCTACTCCCTTGGAGCGCAATATGTGTTTGGAATTGAGCAAAAAAGCGCCATCATCATCGGCTTTGCTCTTGCCCTTTCTTCAACGGCGATTGTGTTAAAAGTGTTAAACGACAGCGGCGATATTCATACCACTTATGGACGAAAATCTCTTGGAATTTTACTCTTCCAAGATATTGCGGTGATTCCTCTTCTTTTAATGATTACGATTTTTGCCGCTGAAACAACCTCTATTAGTACGCTATTGCAAGAGACAGTAGTGAGTGCGACGATTGTGCTTTTACTCTTATTTGTTGTGGGGAAATACCTTCTTAATCATCTTCTTTTACATGTAGTGGCGACAGATTCGGAAGAAACCTTTGTGGCTACTATTTTGTTTTTAGTGATTGGAGCGTCGTACCTTGCGCATGCTTTTGGGTTTACCTACTCATTAGGCGCTTTTGTGGCGGGCATGATGATTGCTGAAACAAAGTTTAAGTACCAGATTGAAGCAGATTTGATTCCTTTTCGGGATTTGTTGTTGGGATTATTTTTTATCACCGTGGGACTTCAGGTGGATGTGGCGGTGTTGGCGGCGTACTGGGAAGTGATTTTTGGAGTTATTGTTGCCGTAATGGTGATTAAGGCGGTGATTATTTTTGGGATTTTACGTGTGGTTCAAAACCGCCGCATTGCCCTACAAACGGCTATTAGTATCTCTCAGGTGGGCGAGTTTTCTTTGGCAGTGTTTGAACTTGCCCGCGCTAACGCCATCATTCCGCCACAAATGGCACAAGTGCTGATTATGATGGTGGTAGTGTCGATGCTGCTCACCCCGCTTATCTTGCGCCACGTGCGATGGATTGCTGATATTTTGGCACCCGCAACCTTTGCTGATGAATACCGCGTGGTTTCTTCGGAGGTTAAAAATCACATCGTGGTGTGTGGTTACGGAAAACTTGGACAAGAAATTGTTTACCGTCTTAAAAAGCGTAGCATTCCTTATCTTGTGATTGAGCACGATATTAGCTTGGTGCAACTAGGTCGAGCACGAAATGAGCCTGTTTTTTTTGGAAATGCTAGCCACAAGAGCATCCTTGAAGCCGCTTCTGTGGGAACTTCTGCTGCAGTGATTGTGGCGGTGCATAATGAACACAAGCTACGCTTGATATGTGAAGCCATTAAGGGCTTCAAGGCGTCTGTTAATCTTGTGGTGCGGGTGGCGGATTTTGAGGAGAAAAAATTGATAGAAAGTCTTGAAGTGGGGCATATTGTGAACGAGGGCAGAGAGACCGCCAAGGCCCTCATTCACGAAGCACTTCAGTGTCGCATGGAAAAATCCTAG
- a CDS encoding heat shock protein transcriptional repressor HspR, with protein sequence MHTYDEPVYLISVVAKVLSIHPQTLRQYEREGLVLPSRTDGKMRLYSQRDIDRIKMILRLTRDLGVNLAGVDVVLQLKEKIDEYEVLIEELRVEVSKVSQRGTVPPQNSLVKRKNTYEIILFGE encoded by the coding sequence ATGCATACGTATGATGAGCCGGTCTATTTGATTAGCGTGGTGGCTAAAGTGCTTAGCATTCACCCCCAAACCCTGAGGCAATATGAGCGTGAAGGACTTGTGTTGCCTTCGCGTACTGATGGCAAAATGCGGTTGTATTCCCAACGCGATATCGATAGGATTAAAATGATTTTGCGCCTTACGCGTGATTTGGGCGTAAACCTAGCAGGTGTGGATGTGGTGTTGCAACTTAAAGAAAAAATCGACGAATACGAAGTGCTTATCGAAGAGTTGCGCGTTGAGGTTTCCAAGGTAAGCCAGCGTGGCACTGTTCCTCCTCAAAACTCTCTTGTTAAGCGCAAAAACACTTACGAAATCATTCTTTTTGGCGAGTAG
- a CDS encoding DnaJ C-terminal domain-containing protein: protein MSSSLYETLGVSQDAPADEIKKAYRRLARKYHPDVNKDAGAEDKFKEINAAYEILSDPQKKAQYDRHGDSMFGGQNFHDFAHTHGNGNLDEILRNIFGRGGASGASFGNFGGFSNFGGGFEQFAEPDLDVNARITIPFNVAILGGKHSVSYGGENFDIKIPAGIKHGEKMRIKNKGKSHQGQKGDLFLSVEVAPSPEYSREGDDLEKSIDIPLKTALFGGKITVPTLEKEITLKVGQNTKPGQKFRVKGYGVINRKSGEKGDLYLKASIALPAVESLDAGLVELMKEKLPGE from the coding sequence GTGAGTAGCAGTCTTTATGAAACACTTGGGGTGAGTCAAGATGCCCCAGCAGATGAAATCAAAAAAGCCTACAGAAGATTGGCCCGCAAGTACCATCCTGATGTCAACAAAGACGCAGGTGCGGAAGATAAATTTAAAGAAATCAACGCGGCGTATGAGATTTTAAGTGATCCTCAGAAAAAAGCCCAATACGACAGGCACGGTGATAGCATGTTTGGTGGCCAAAACTTTCACGATTTTGCCCACACCCATGGCAATGGCAACTTGGACGAAATCCTGCGTAACATTTTTGGGCGCGGCGGTGCTAGCGGAGCGAGTTTTGGTAATTTTGGCGGATTCAGCAATTTTGGCGGTGGATTTGAACAATTTGCCGAACCTGATTTGGATGTCAATGCACGCATCACTATTCCTTTTAATGTGGCAATTTTAGGGGGAAAACATTCGGTCTCTTACGGTGGCGAAAACTTCGACATTAAAATCCCTGCAGGCATTAAACATGGGGAAAAGATGCGCATTAAAAACAAAGGCAAAAGCCACCAAGGGCAAAAAGGCGACCTCTTTTTGAGTGTAGAGGTGGCGCCAAGTCCTGAATACTCCCGCGAGGGAGATGATTTGGAAAAAAGCATCGATATTCCCTTAAAAACGGCGCTTTTTGGGGGCAAGATTACCGTGCCCACCTTGGAAAAGGAGATCACCCTTAAAGTAGGGCAAAACACCAAGCCAGGACAAAAATTTCGCGTCAAAGGCTACGGCGTCATTAACCGAAAATCGGGCGAAAAAGGGGATTTGTACCTCAAGGCGTCCATCGCGTTGCCTGCGGTTGAAAGCCTTGATGCGGGATTGGTTGAACTTATGAAAGAAAAATTGCCAGGAGAATAA
- a CDS encoding Do family serine endopeptidase, translated as MKQLFLSLIMGVSLVYGGGSIAFNDAPLATKRVAPSAGETILSFHDAIKDAKNSVVNISTTKTVQQNDQIQDMFNHPFFRDFFGPGFQMPQQERKASSLGSGVIVSNDGYIITNNHVVEGADEIVVSLIDNSKEFKAKIIGLDPKSDLAVIKIEADDLHAIKMGDSSALLEGDVVFAIGNPFGVGGTITQGIVSALNKSGIGLNRYEDFIQTDASINPGNSGGALVDSRGALVGINTAILSRSGGNNGIGFAIPSNMAKTIAKSLIETGKIERGYMGVSIGDLTSDLKEVYTHKEGALILGVEAGGPADEAKIKRLDLITKINNTLIKNANDLKNTVGALLPGEKARITLERDNKILTTTVTLGNIDAAEKGITGAQDSRIKGLSLGALDEESRYRYRIPQNVEGVLVLEVEKNSDAQKFGFRQGDVIVQVEQTAVANLEQFNNAIKQTKRDMIRVLVSRGGYISPILVR; from the coding sequence ATGAAACAACTTTTTTTATCCCTTATAATGGGAGTTTCTCTTGTTTACGGGGGTGGCTCCATCGCCTTCAATGACGCGCCCCTGGCCACCAAACGCGTTGCGCCCTCTGCTGGTGAAACCATTCTCTCTTTTCACGATGCGATTAAGGACGCCAAAAACAGTGTTGTCAATATTTCTACCACCAAAACCGTCCAACAAAACGACCAAATTCAAGACATGTTTAACCATCCTTTTTTTAGAGATTTCTTTGGCCCTGGCTTTCAAATGCCCCAACAAGAGCGCAAGGCCAGCTCTCTTGGCTCTGGCGTCATTGTTTCAAATGACGGGTATATCATCACCAACAACCATGTGGTTGAAGGGGCAGATGAAATCGTTGTTTCGCTCATTGACAACAGTAAGGAATTTAAAGCGAAAATCATTGGATTAGACCCCAAAAGCGACTTAGCCGTCATCAAAATCGAGGCCGATGACCTCCATGCTATCAAAATGGGTGATTCTTCTGCTCTCTTGGAGGGTGATGTGGTGTTTGCTATCGGCAATCCTTTTGGCGTGGGTGGCACCATTACTCAGGGTATCGTTTCCGCACTTAACAAATCGGGTATTGGACTCAATCGCTATGAAGATTTTATCCAAACAGATGCTTCTATTAACCCAGGTAACTCGGGTGGCGCCTTGGTTGATAGCCGTGGAGCCCTTGTGGGAATCAATACTGCCATTCTCTCTCGCAGTGGAGGCAACAATGGTATCGGTTTTGCCATCCCTTCCAATATGGCTAAAACCATCGCCAAATCCCTCATTGAAACGGGAAAAATCGAACGGGGCTATATGGGGGTTTCCATCGGGGATCTCACCAGTGACCTCAAAGAAGTCTACACCCATAAAGAAGGGGCTTTGATTTTAGGAGTAGAGGCAGGCGGACCCGCAGATGAAGCAAAAATTAAACGCTTAGACCTTATTACTAAAATTAACAATACCCTCATCAAAAACGCTAATGATTTAAAAAACACTGTTGGAGCCTTGCTTCCTGGAGAGAAGGCGCGCATCACCCTAGAGAGAGACAATAAAATCCTCACCACCACCGTCACTCTTGGAAACATAGACGCGGCCGAAAAAGGAATAACAGGTGCTCAAGATTCACGCATCAAAGGCCTCTCTCTTGGAGCGCTGGACGAGGAGAGTCGCTACCGCTATCGCATTCCTCAAAACGTTGAAGGCGTCTTAGTGCTTGAAGTTGAAAAAAATTCTGACGCGCAAAAATTTGGCTTTCGTCAAGGGGATGTTATCGTCCAAGTAGAACAAACCGCTGTTGCCAATCTTGAACAATTCAACAACGCCATAAAGCAAACCAAGCGCGATATGATTCGTGTACTTGTGAGCCGTGGTGGCTACATTTCTCCTATTCTTGTACGTTAA
- a CDS encoding response regulator transcription factor — MTQILMIEDDLELAEILTEYLEQFDIKITTAHDPYIGISTLDTGKFDLLILDLTLPGIDGLDVCKEIRKKHTIPIIISSARHDITDKVTALENGADDYLPKPYNPRELEARIKSHLRRHTLSHTPQESVCDLILDEYQMSITHKGVPLHLTAAEYGILSYLMKKEGGVVSREELIYNCEAINEETTNKSIDVIIGRIRQKLGENPKSPKHIHAVRGVGYKFLK; from the coding sequence ATGACGCAGATTTTAATGATTGAAGATGATTTGGAGCTTGCTGAAATCCTCACCGAATACCTCGAACAATTTGATATTAAAATTACCACTGCCCACGACCCCTACATTGGCATATCAACCCTTGATACAGGCAAATTTGACTTGCTTATCCTGGACCTCACACTTCCGGGTATTGACGGGCTCGATGTGTGCAAAGAAATCCGAAAAAAACACACTATCCCCATCATCATTTCCTCAGCTAGGCATGACATTACCGACAAGGTAACCGCCCTTGAAAATGGCGCGGATGACTACCTTCCAAAACCCTACAACCCCAGAGAGCTGGAAGCGCGCATCAAAAGCCACCTCAGGCGTCACACACTTTCGCACACACCACAGGAGAGTGTTTGTGACCTTATCCTTGATGAGTACCAAATGAGCATCACCCACAAAGGGGTGCCCCTGCATCTTACTGCAGCTGAGTATGGCATTTTGAGCTACTTGATGAAAAAAGAAGGGGGCGTTGTTTCTCGGGAAGAACTTATCTATAACTGCGAAGCCATTAACGAAGAAACCACCAATAAAAGCATCGATGTTATCATTGGAAGAATCCGACAAAAACTAGGTGAAAACCCAAAATCCCCTAAACACATTCATGCAGTACGTGGCGTTGGGTACAAATTTCTCAAATGA
- a CDS encoding ArsS family sensor histidine kinase: MIRSSVFYSITFIFFLSTASIFLAFLWLMEYDKQNYTNELNTKYSIVARATLFHLNNFITNEELDEQVNDYKMTEISDSEKKEDIIANAQVIEEIQAKIGNSSILVHNKNHYLKITHNSTVLLLKDEDYQPYRYDVIRIIFASVFLILLATYIFTIRKLKPLRKLKQEIDKFARGDLEEVTCNSTGSDEISEVALAFYNAVGQIKALNQSRQLFLRNIMHELKTPITKGRITAEMVSQEKYKTRLITVFEKLETLINEFASIERITSGIGLSDVGEYRLVDLIDEAVDLAMVEAQSVQRNISEEITLHVDFKLFSIALKNMIDNGIKYSKEKRVKVVADSNSIRFINLGDPLEQPFEHYLEPFTQGANSTKSLGLGLYIVENITKAHGLSLAYRHQNGYNVFYFEKLGVLIENSVQ, from the coding sequence ATGATTCGCTCCTCAGTTTTTTACAGCATCACGTTTATCTTTTTTCTCTCCACGGCGAGTATTTTTTTGGCTTTTTTGTGGCTCATGGAATACGATAAACAAAACTACACCAATGAGCTCAACACCAAGTACTCTATCGTAGCAAGAGCCACCCTCTTTCACCTTAATAACTTCATCACCAACGAAGAGCTTGATGAGCAAGTAAACGACTACAAAATGACCGAAATCAGCGACTCGGAAAAAAAAGAAGATATTATTGCAAACGCACAAGTCATTGAAGAGATTCAAGCCAAAATCGGTAACAGCTCCATTCTTGTTCACAACAAAAATCATTACCTCAAAATCACCCACAACAGCACAGTTTTGCTTCTTAAGGACGAGGATTATCAACCTTACCGCTACGATGTCATTCGCATCATTTTCGCCAGTGTTTTTTTGATTTTGCTGGCGACATATATCTTTACCATTCGCAAACTCAAACCCCTGCGCAAACTCAAACAAGAGATTGATAAATTCGCCAGAGGGGATTTGGAAGAAGTTACATGTAATAGCACAGGAAGCGATGAAATTTCCGAAGTCGCTCTTGCCTTTTACAATGCCGTAGGCCAAATCAAAGCCCTCAACCAATCTCGCCAACTCTTCTTGCGCAATATCATGCACGAACTCAAAACACCTATCACCAAGGGAAGAATTACCGCAGAGATGGTGAGTCAAGAAAAGTACAAAACACGGCTTATTACGGTTTTTGAAAAACTCGAAACCTTGATTAACGAATTTGCCTCCATTGAGCGCATTACCTCAGGCATTGGCTTAAGCGATGTGGGTGAATACCGTTTGGTTGACTTGATTGATGAGGCAGTAGATTTAGCTATGGTAGAGGCCCAAAGCGTCCAGCGCAACATCTCAGAAGAGATAACACTACATGTAGATTTTAAACTTTTTTCCATCGCCCTTAAAAACATGATTGACAACGGCATCAAATACTCCAAAGAAAAACGCGTTAAAGTAGTGGCTGATAGCAACAGTATTCGTTTTATTAACCTAGGTGATCCGCTAGAACAGCCTTTTGAGCACTACCTTGAACCCTTTACACAAGGTGCAAATAGTACCAAAAGTTTGGGGCTTGGCCTTTATATTGTTGAAAATATCACCAAAGCCCACGGCCTCTCTTTAGCATACCGCCATCAAAACGGCTACAATGTATTTTACTTTGAAAAACTGGGCGTATTGATTGAAAATAGTGTACAATAA
- the ercA gene encoding alcohol dehydrogenase-like regulatory protein ErcA: protein MEPIELNLRKCVAPEFIFGTGARKLAGSYARNLGMRHPLLVTDPTVRKTPWFRDVINALESAGIEYLVFDDVVPNPRDTNVTDGVACYKTHYCDGIIALGGGSPMDCAKAIGIVVANGDTITAFEGVDQIIRPLPPLICIPTTAGTSADVSQFAIIVDSTRKVKMAIISKSIVPDLALIDPETTLSMELDLSINTGLDALTHAFEAYVSNASSTFTDMYALQSIEYLFKGLPQMVTNPNNMEARGAIMMGSLLAGLAFSNASLGAVHAMSHSLGGQTDLPHGLCNAILLDHVVEYNYPYAGEKYKRIGTAMGKNLKNKADLLSALRDFKVSLGFVATLGSTGLAPNLLPTLAITAAQDACIVTNPKTPTTQEIERIYEKAF, encoded by the coding sequence ATGGAACCCATTGAACTTAATTTGCGCAAATGCGTCGCACCTGAATTTATTTTTGGCACGGGTGCAAGAAAACTTGCGGGGTCATATGCGCGCAACCTTGGCATGCGCCACCCTCTTTTGGTAACCGACCCCACTGTTCGTAAAACCCCATGGTTTAGGGATGTGATTAACGCTCTTGAGAGCGCAGGGATTGAGTACCTTGTGTTTGATGATGTGGTTCCCAACCCTCGCGACACCAATGTTACTGATGGTGTCGCTTGCTACAAAACACACTACTGCGATGGTATTATTGCCCTTGGAGGCGGTAGCCCTATGGATTGCGCCAAAGCTATTGGTATTGTTGTGGCCAATGGCGACACTATTACTGCTTTTGAAGGTGTGGATCAAATTATTCGGCCACTTCCTCCCCTCATTTGCATTCCCACCACAGCAGGAACCTCTGCGGACGTCTCTCAATTTGCTATCATTGTCGATTCTACTCGCAAAGTAAAAATGGCAATTATTAGCAAATCCATCGTCCCAGATCTAGCACTCATTGACCCCGAAACAACCCTTAGCATGGAACTTGATCTCTCGATTAACACAGGGCTTGATGCCCTTACTCATGCCTTTGAAGCATACGTCTCCAACGCCTCCTCTACTTTTACGGATATGTATGCACTTCAATCCATCGAATACCTCTTTAAGGGACTTCCTCAAATGGTTACCAATCCGAATAACATGGAAGCCAGAGGCGCTATTATGATGGGAAGTCTTTTGGCAGGTCTTGCTTTTTCCAATGCAAGCTTAGGTGCAGTACACGCCATGTCTCACAGCCTTGGCGGCCAAACAGATTTGCCTCACGGCCTTTGCAATGCTATCTTACTAGACCATGTTGTTGAGTATAATTACCCTTATGCTGGAGAAAAGTACAAGCGTATTGGTACAGCAATGGGGAAAAATCTTAAAAATAAAGCAGACCTTTTATCAGCCTTGCGTGATTTTAAAGTTTCTTTGGGGTTTGTGGCAACACTGGGCTCCACAGGACTCGCACCAAACCTGCTACCCACACTGGCAATAACGGCCGCACAAGATGCTTGTATTGTCACCAATCCAAAAACACCCACCACTCAGGAAATTGAGCGCATCTATGAAAAAGCCTTTTGA
- a CDS encoding sensor domain-containing protein has translation MKKPFESPQSLRDKIIGLGEHSIRKHYYTSLQEQFEELERFRAILDQSKEMIFLGKDGFFMDANQTSASFFKLPKEKIIGSAYASLLPACITNKITYLLSEKQYNCALMLETQIKKVPIEFTLQIIPFRDTPYVVLFGTDITERKQAEEEIHRLGNYDPLTHLPNKNMLKERLYGLKQSCSKGQDCGVSCQYQEGCKYSALLLIDLDHFKELNDTEGHNQGDLFLKELTRRLGGLLARGDFLCRFGGDEFIVLMESLHVDLAQAISLVESCAYAIKTSINQPVLLGHTTHLCSSSIGVVIFRKGQQDDVIKQAEIAMYEAKNSGRNTIRFYDPKMQEAIKYKVAIETSLKRALKKNELELYYQPKVDDAQTIIALEALVRWNHPERGFIPPSEFIPLAEENGLIIPLGAWVIKTACLQLARWSLEEKTSSLTIAVNLSIKQLQSDNFVATVERILKSTKCPKGKLIFEITETLFMGDVDAIVSKMRNIKEMGVHFSIDDFGTGYSSLSAIKKIPLDELKIDQSFTQDIKSTDDEAVIIHTIIGMAKNLGLRVVAEGVETNAQFEFLKNAGCHVFQGYLFSKPLPFEALKKIL, from the coding sequence ATGAAAAAGCCTTTTGAATCACCCCAATCCCTAAGGGATAAAATTATCGGACTTGGAGAACATTCCATCCGAAAGCATTATTACACTTCCTTGCAAGAACAATTTGAAGAACTGGAACGCTTTCGTGCCATTTTAGATCAATCCAAGGAGATGATTTTTCTTGGAAAAGATGGCTTTTTTATGGATGCCAATCAGACTTCGGCAAGTTTTTTTAAGCTTCCCAAGGAAAAGATTATTGGCAGTGCGTACGCATCCTTGCTTCCAGCATGCATTACCAATAAAATCACTTACCTCTTGAGTGAAAAACAGTACAATTGCGCCCTCATGTTAGAGACTCAAATCAAGAAAGTTCCCATTGAGTTCACTCTCCAAATCATCCCCTTTCGCGATACACCTTATGTGGTTCTCTTTGGAACAGACATCACTGAACGCAAACAAGCAGAAGAGGAAATTCATCGACTGGGAAACTACGACCCCCTCACCCATCTCCCCAATAAAAATATGCTCAAAGAGCGTCTTTATGGACTTAAACAATCTTGCTCAAAAGGACAAGATTGTGGAGTTTCTTGCCAATACCAAGAGGGTTGCAAATACTCTGCTCTTTTGCTTATCGATCTTGACCACTTCAAAGAACTAAACGACACCGAGGGCCATAACCAAGGCGACCTTTTCCTAAAGGAATTAACAAGGCGCCTTGGAGGTTTGTTGGCGCGCGGGGATTTTCTTTGTCGCTTTGGGGGAGATGAATTTATTGTACTTATGGAGTCTTTACATGTAGACCTCGCGCAAGCTATTTCTCTAGTGGAGTCTTGCGCCTATGCCATCAAGACGAGTATTAATCAACCTGTTTTACTGGGCCATACAACACACCTGTGCTCCTCTTCTATTGGTGTGGTTATTTTTCGCAAAGGACAGCAAGATGATGTCATCAAACAAGCAGAAATCGCCATGTATGAAGCGAAAAATTCAGGAAGAAATACTATTCGTTTTTATGACCCCAAAATGCAAGAAGCCATCAAATACAAAGTTGCTATAGAAACAAGTCTCAAGCGCGCACTCAAAAAAAATGAATTAGAGCTTTATTACCAGCCCAAGGTTGATGATGCACAAACAATCATTGCCCTTGAAGCCCTCGTGCGCTGGAATCACCCCGAAAGAGGTTTTATCCCTCCTTCTGAATTTATCCCTTTAGCGGAGGAAAATGGTTTAATTATCCCACTGGGTGCTTGGGTAATTAAAACAGCATGTTTGCAACTGGCCCGCTGGTCATTAGAAGAAAAAACATCTTCTTTAACTATAGCGGTCAACCTTAGTATCAAACAACTTCAAAGCGATAATTTCGTAGCAACTGTTGAAAGAATTCTCAAATCAACCAAGTGTCCCAAAGGGAAACTTATTTTTGAAATCACGGAAACCTTATTCATGGGCGATGTGGACGCCATTGTCTCTAAAATGCGCAACATTAAAGAGATGGGTGTGCATTTTTCGATAGATGATTTTGGAACAGGGTATTCCTCTTTGAGTGCCATCAAAAAAATCCCTCTCGATGAGCTTAAAATTGACCAAAGTTTTACCCAAGACATCAAGAGTACCGACGATGAAGCTGTTATTATTCACACTATTATCGGAATGGCAAAAAACCTTGGGCTTCGTGTTGTGGCCGAAGGGGTCGAGACTAACGCACAATTTGAGTTTTTAAAAAATGCAGGGTGCCATGTTTTTCAAGGCTATCTCTTTAGTAAACCACTGCCCTTTGAAGCTTTAAAAAAAATACTCTAG
- a CDS encoding ABC transporter permease, with protein MNHDIRRFLVSKYLRFDKSQPFISISAFLAFLGVAVGVMVLLVAMAIMNGFDKEFQRKLFTMNYPITVTTFMPGGVHVKDVEAILDQMPHLKASPYISSQVMLRRGQKLEGALMFGVDMEKEKHINTVVAEGMGEATLEEFEFLAGKGIVDEFLLEVDERLMVLFTHAEPGGLSLMPKMKRFSHKATFQSGLLAYDKTYMYTPVSSLAKVLGYAEGAYDGVHLHSSDPFKDIEILSAILPSHLRAVGWWQQNGNFFSALALEKRALFIVLMLIILVASLNIISSLLMTVMNRRQEIALLLSLGVYKREIKQTFFILGIIIGGSGVLLGVCLGGLGIWLLGSFDIVNLPADVYGSARLPLELSLKDFWLIVLGAGGVVAFSSYYPAKKATQVNVLETLRNE; from the coding sequence GTGAATCACGACATTAGGAGGTTTTTGGTTTCCAAATACCTCCGCTTTGACAAAAGCCAACCCTTTATCTCTATTAGTGCTTTTTTGGCTTTTTTGGGCGTAGCTGTCGGTGTGATGGTGTTGCTTGTTGCTATGGCCATCATGAATGGTTTTGATAAAGAGTTCCAACGCAAACTTTTCACAATGAACTACCCCATTACAGTGACGACTTTTATGCCCGGAGGCGTACATGTAAAAGATGTGGAGGCAATTTTAGACCAAATGCCTCATCTTAAAGCCAGTCCCTATATCTCATCCCAAGTCATGCTGCGACGTGGCCAAAAACTTGAAGGCGCTTTGATGTTCGGGGTGGATATGGAAAAAGAAAAACACATCAACACCGTTGTGGCTGAGGGAATGGGCGAAGCAACACTGGAGGAGTTTGAATTTTTGGCTGGCAAGGGAATCGTAGATGAATTCCTGCTAGAGGTAGACGAGCGACTAATGGTGTTGTTTACCCACGCTGAGCCTGGTGGTCTCTCTTTAATGCCAAAAATGAAGCGTTTTTCCCATAAGGCTACTTTTCAATCAGGTCTTTTGGCGTATGATAAAACATACATGTATACGCCCGTTAGTTCTCTTGCGAAGGTGCTTGGCTACGCTGAGGGAGCGTATGATGGGGTGCATTTGCACTCTAGCGACCCTTTTAAGGATATTGAAATCCTCTCAGCCATTCTTCCTTCTCATTTACGCGCCGTGGGATGGTGGCAACAAAATGGAAATTTTTTCTCAGCTCTTGCCCTTGAAAAGCGTGCTTTGTTTATTGTTTTGATGCTTATTATTTTGGTTGCTTCTTTAAATATCATCAGTTCACTCCTTATGACTGTTATGAACCGCCGTCAGGAGATTGCCTTGTTGCTTTCTTTGGGGGTTTACAAGCGCGAAATCAAGCAAACCTTTTTTATTTTAGGCATTATCATTGGCGGAAGCGGTGTTTTGCTGGGGGTTTGTCTTGGCGGGCTTGGCATTTGGCTTTTGGGATCTTTTGATATTGTTAATCTCCCTGCGGATGTGTACGGTTCGGCAAGGCTTCCGCTAGAACTCTCTTTGAAAGATTTTTGGTTGATTGTCCTTGGAGCAGGTGGCGTCGTTGCTTTTTCGTCTTATTATCCAGCCAAAAAAGCAACGCAAGTGAATGTGCTAGAAACCCTACGCAATGAGTAA